One Planktothrix sp. FACHB-1365 genomic window carries:
- a CDS encoding B12-binding domain-containing radical SAM protein, with product MRVLLIYPIFPQSFWSFEKALALVNRKALLPPLGLITVAAILPQSWEFKLVDRNVRDITEAEWNWAELVMISAMIVQKDDFLAQIREAKRRGKKVAVGGPYPTSTPQEAEIAGADYLVLDEGEITLPLLVEALERGDSKGVFRIEGDKPDVTTSPTPRFDLLDKNAYDMISLQFSRGCPFQCEFCDIIVLYGRKPRTKTPAQFIAELDRLRELGFKQGIFLVDDNFIGNKRNVKLLLRELKVWMKENNYPFRISTEASIDLAQDQELMDLMVECNFRAVFLGIETPDEDSLNLTKKYQNTRDSLSESVEKIIRSGLRVMAGFIIGFDGEKPGAGDRIVRFVEKTTIPIAMFSMLQALPNTALWHRLEKEGRLITQTGNVNQTTLMNFIPTRPIEDIAHEYVNGFWELYDPQRYLDRTYRHFMMIGEPKTNSIGGKLMDWTTMRALFILCWYQGVVRKTRWTFWRYLWNILRHKPRVLDHYLVVCAQVEHFYEYRAIVKEKIEHQLQALPVETQRQLTTIAQ from the coding sequence ATGCGTGTTCTTCTAATTTATCCCATCTTTCCCCAAAGTTTCTGGTCATTTGAAAAAGCCCTCGCCTTAGTAAACCGTAAAGCTTTACTTCCGCCATTAGGTTTAATTACGGTAGCGGCAATTTTACCCCAATCTTGGGAGTTTAAATTAGTAGACCGAAACGTTCGAGACATCACAGAAGCAGAATGGAATTGGGCAGAATTGGTGATGATTTCCGCCATGATTGTCCAAAAAGATGATTTTTTAGCTCAAATTCGAGAAGCTAAACGACGGGGTAAAAAAGTCGCTGTGGGTGGCCCCTATCCCACATCCACTCCCCAAGAAGCTGAAATAGCTGGTGCTGATTATTTAGTCTTAGATGAAGGGGAAATTACCTTACCCTTATTAGTGGAAGCCTTAGAACGTGGGGATTCTAAGGGGGTTTTTCGCATAGAAGGAGATAAACCTGATGTCACCACATCCCCCACGCCTCGCTTTGATTTATTGGATAAGAATGCCTATGATATGATCTCACTCCAATTTTCACGAGGTTGCCCGTTTCAGTGTGAGTTTTGTGATATTATTGTGTTATATGGTCGTAAACCTCGAACTAAAACCCCGGCTCAATTTATAGCAGAATTGGATCGATTACGGGAATTAGGATTTAAGCAGGGAATTTTCCTCGTTGATGATAACTTTATTGGCAATAAACGCAACGTTAAGTTATTACTGAGGGAATTAAAAGTATGGATGAAAGAAAACAACTATCCTTTCCGAATATCAACGGAAGCATCCATTGATTTAGCTCAAGATCAAGAATTAATGGATTTGATGGTTGAATGTAACTTTAGAGCGGTGTTTTTAGGCATTGAAACCCCCGATGAAGATAGCCTTAATTTAACTAAAAAATATCAAAATACTCGTGATTCCCTGAGTGAATCCGTTGAAAAAATTATCCGGTCTGGATTACGGGTGATGGCAGGATTTATTATTGGGTTTGATGGAGAAAAACCTGGGGCGGGCGATCGCATTGTTCGGTTTGTAGAAAAAACTACAATTCCCATTGCTATGTTTAGTATGTTGCAAGCTTTACCGAATACCGCCCTTTGGCATCGTTTAGAAAAAGAAGGACGATTAATTACCCAAACGGGAAATGTTAATCAAACCACCTTAATGAATTTTATTCCCACTCGACCGATTGAAGACATTGCCCATGAATATGTTAATGGGTTTTGGGAATTATATGACCCCCAACGATATTTAGATCGAACCTATCGACATTTTATGATGATCGGCGAACCTAAAACCAATTCCATTGGCGGTAAATTAATGGATTGGACAACCATGCGGGCACTGTTTATCTTATGTTGGTATCAAGGAGTTGTACGGAAAACTCGTTGGACATTTTGGCGCTATTTATGGAATATTTTACGGCACAAACCTCGTGTTTTAGATCATTATTTAGTGGTTTGTGCACAGGTAGAACATTTCTATGAATATCGCGCCATTGTTAAAGAAAAAATCGAACATCAACTGCAAGCTCTACCCGTAGAAACCCAAC
- a CDS encoding aminotransferase class I/II-fold pyridoxal phosphate-dependent enzyme, whose amino-acid sequence MINLSPSVSQLSSQEKRSLLAELLRKKAQSLSLPEIPAEYYQFNQFPEYLHLKQQQQELTALGLGNPFFRAQEGIANDQARIGGQDYINYATYNYLGMCGDPIVSQFAKEAIDRYGTSAGASRLLSGEKVIHQELEREIADFIGVEDSIVFVGGHATNVTTVGHLFGQHDLILHDALSHNSLMQGAVLSGATAIAFPHNDCQALERMLRERRHRYQRVLIIVEGVYSTDGDIANLPEFVEIKKRHKAFLMVDEAHSIGVLGKHGRGISEYFGINPHDVDLWMGTLSKSFASCGGYIAGSQALIEYLKYTAPGFVFSVGISPPNAASVIAAIRLLKTESKRVEQLHQRAQLFLTLAKDQGLNTGLSQDSPVIPIIVGDSWKSVQLSQNLFNRGINVPFMFYPSVPKNGARLRFFITCNHTEEQIRYTVDTLAEEVAKLPENH is encoded by the coding sequence ATGATTAATTTATCGCCATCAGTGAGTCAGTTATCCTCTCAAGAAAAGCGATCGCTTCTGGCGGAATTATTGAGGAAAAAAGCACAATCCCTTTCCCTTCCTGAGATTCCGGCTGAATATTATCAATTTAATCAATTTCCTGAATATCTGCATCTGAAGCAACAACAGCAAGAACTGACAGCTTTGGGATTAGGAAACCCATTTTTTAGGGCGCAAGAAGGTATTGCCAATGATCAAGCCAGGATTGGAGGTCAGGATTATATTAATTATGCCACTTATAATTATTTAGGAATGTGTGGCGATCCGATAGTTTCTCAATTTGCCAAAGAAGCCATTGATCGATATGGAACCTCTGCGGGGGCGAGTCGGTTATTATCAGGTGAAAAGGTCATTCATCAAGAATTAGAACGAGAAATTGCTGATTTTATTGGGGTGGAAGATAGTATTGTTTTTGTGGGGGGTCATGCCACCAATGTAACAACGGTGGGGCATTTATTCGGACAACATGATTTAATTTTACATGATGCCCTCAGTCATAATAGTTTAATGCAAGGGGCTGTTTTATCGGGAGCAACGGCGATCGCATTTCCTCATAATGATTGTCAAGCTTTAGAGCGAATGTTACGAGAACGGCGTCACCGTTATCAACGGGTTTTAATTATTGTAGAAGGGGTTTATAGTACCGATGGAGATATTGCCAATTTACCGGAATTTGTAGAGATTAAAAAACGTCATAAAGCCTTTTTAATGGTGGATGAAGCTCATTCCATTGGGGTTTTAGGAAAACACGGGCGAGGCATTAGTGAATATTTTGGGATTAATCCCCATGATGTTGATTTATGGATGGGAACTTTAAGCAAATCCTTTGCCAGTTGTGGTGGCTATATTGCCGGATCTCAAGCATTAATTGAATATCTGAAATATACTGCCCCTGGATTTGTTTTTAGTGTGGGGATTTCTCCACCAAATGCCGCTTCTGTAATTGCCGCTATTCGCTTGTTAAAAACTGAATCTAAACGAGTTGAACAGTTACATCAACGGGCGCAATTGTTTTTAACGTTAGCCAAAGATCAAGGGTTAAATACAGGATTAAGTCAAGATTCTCCAGTGATTCCGATTATTGTAGGAGATTCTTGGAAGTCGGTGCAACTGTCTCAAAATTTGTTTAACCGGGGGATTAATGTACCCTTTATGTTTTATCCCTCTGTGCCTAAAAATGGAGCTCGTTTGCGATTTTTTATTACTTGCAACCACACCGAAGAACAAATTCGTTATACTGTAGACACTCTTGCCGAAGAAGTGGCAAAATTACCAGAAAATCATTGA
- a CDS encoding acyl carrier protein yields the protein MQVLNASMNGTKPQQPSGTVHHPELSVNGIESFQSVTTIEEWLVSQLAERLGLEALEIDIEEDFANYGLNSIEAINLSGDLETILGRRLPPTLLWDYPNISTLAEYLATQTKLDIAQYQNGISPEDAEHLLHHLDQLSDAEVDSLLNILLAEQEDHND from the coding sequence ATGCAAGTGTTAAATGCGTCTATGAATGGGACTAAACCCCAGCAACCATCGGGAACGGTACATCATCCAGAATTGTCGGTGAATGGTATTGAGTCTTTCCAATCTGTCACCACAATTGAGGAATGGTTAGTCAGTCAACTCGCAGAACGATTGGGTTTAGAAGCGTTAGAGATTGATATAGAGGAGGATTTTGCCAATTATGGCCTCAACTCCATCGAAGCGATTAATCTCTCTGGAGACTTAGAAACAATTTTAGGTCGCCGCCTTCCCCCGACTTTGTTGTGGGATTATCCCAATATTTCGACCTTGGCTGAATATTTAGCGACTCAGACTAAACTCGATATCGCTCAATATCAGAATGGCATTTCCCCTGAAGATGCTGAACATCTTTTGCATCATTTGGATCAATTGTCGGATGCAGAGGTCGATAGTTTATTAAATATTTTATTAGCGGAACAGGAAGACCACAATGATTAA
- a CDS encoding fatty acyl-AMP ligase: protein MTDSFDFLKVTTLIELLQHRSFQQPNQIAYTFLVDGESETVTLTYQQLNQKAQTIASKLQALCQPQDRILLLYQPGLDYISAFFGCLYAGVIAVPAYPPRPDRSLPRLQAIISDTNATIALTTESTLSSLQRFFPQMSDIAPLNWLTTDILETEIENNWQPPAINPQTLAFLQYTSGSTATPKGVMISHQNLLHNLAAIHDHFGHSSNSKGVIWLPPYHDMGLIGGVLEPLFGGFPVILMSPLMFVQNPLRWLQTISRYQGTTSGGPNFAYDLCVRKVFGKGGVNPLLQLETLDLSSWEVAFNGAEPINHNVIERFTQTFAQYGFKREAFYPCYGMAEATLIITGGLKTAAPVFKTVDTIALENNKIIAINEPNANLTENAKTFVGCGQCLSDQRVLIVNPETFNCCQAGEVGEIWVSGPSVGQGYWNKPEETETLFKAYLTTGEGPFLRTGDLGFLDAEELFITGRIKDIIIINGRNHYPQDIEWTVEQSHPLIRPSGVAGFSIDVDGEERLVVAVEMERQYWQQLRTQENGNGSAKTSIKQQVIQSIRRAISQNHDLQVHTTVLLKPGSLPKTSSGKIQRHACRSSFLAGNLGE from the coding sequence ATGACTGATTCATTTGATTTTTTAAAAGTGACCACTTTAATTGAACTTTTACAACATCGGTCATTCCAGCAACCGAATCAAATTGCTTATACATTTTTAGTCGATGGGGAATCGGAAACGGTTACATTAACCTATCAACAATTAAACCAAAAAGCTCAAACTATTGCGAGTAAATTACAAGCCCTTTGTCAACCGCAAGATCGAATTTTGTTACTGTATCAACCTGGATTAGATTATATTAGTGCGTTTTTCGGTTGTTTATATGCTGGAGTGATTGCTGTTCCCGCTTATCCCCCTCGACCCGATCGCTCCCTTCCTCGTTTACAAGCAATTATTAGTGATACAAATGCCACCATTGCTTTAACGACAGAATCCACCTTATCCAGTTTACAACGGTTTTTTCCGCAAATGTCTGATATTGCGCCGTTAAATTGGTTGACAACCGATATTTTAGAAACAGAAATTGAAAATAATTGGCAACCTCCAGCCATTAATCCTCAAACCCTTGCCTTTTTACAATATACCTCCGGTTCTACCGCAACCCCCAAAGGGGTGATGATTTCTCATCAAAATTTATTACATAATTTAGCTGCAATTCATGATCATTTTGGTCATTCCTCTAATAGTAAAGGGGTCATTTGGTTGCCTCCTTATCATGATATGGGATTAATTGGCGGCGTTTTAGAACCTCTGTTTGGTGGATTTCCCGTTATTTTAATGTCGCCTTTGATGTTTGTTCAAAATCCGTTACGCTGGTTACAAACGATTTCTCGATATCAAGGAACCACCAGTGGGGGGCCTAATTTTGCCTATGATTTATGTGTGAGGAAAGTCTTCGGAAAGGGGGGGGTTAACCCATTGTTACAGTTAGAAACTTTAGATTTAAGTAGTTGGGAAGTGGCATTTAATGGAGCAGAACCGATTAATCATAACGTCATTGAACGATTTACTCAAACTTTTGCTCAATATGGGTTTAAGCGAGAAGCGTTTTATCCTTGTTATGGCATGGCTGAAGCAACTTTAATAATTACTGGAGGCTTAAAAACAGCAGCACCCGTTTTTAAAACCGTTGATACAATTGCCTTAGAAAATAATAAGATTATTGCTATTAATGAACCGAATGCTAACTTAACAGAAAATGCTAAAACCTTTGTCGGTTGTGGTCAATGTTTATCCGATCAAAGGGTACTGATTGTTAATCCTGAAACCTTTAATTGTTGTCAAGCTGGAGAAGTGGGGGAAATTTGGGTTTCAGGGCCGAGTGTGGGACAGGGATATTGGAATAAACCAGAAGAAACAGAAACCTTATTTAAGGCTTATTTAACAACAGGAGAAGGCCCATTTTTAAGAACAGGGGATTTAGGATTTTTAGACGCTGAAGAATTATTTATTACCGGGAGAATTAAAGACATTATTATTATTAACGGTCGTAACCATTATCCCCAAGATATTGAATGGACAGTTGAACAAAGTCACCCCTTAATTCGTCCCAGTGGAGTCGCTGGATTTTCGATTGATGTGGATGGAGAAGAACGGTTAGTCGTGGCGGTCGAGATGGAACGTCAATATTGGCAACAACTCCGTACTCAGGAAAATGGTAACGGTTCAGCCAAAACCTCGATTAAACAGCAGGTAATTCAATCCATTCGTCGGGCTATCTCTCAAAACCATGATTTACAGGTTCATACAACCGTATTATTAAAACCTGGAAGCTTACCTAAAACTTCCAGTGGCAAAATTCAACGCCATGCTTGTCGTTCTAGTTTTTTAGCCGGAAACTTGGGCGAGTAA
- a CDS encoding aspartyl/asparaginyl beta-hydroxylase domain-containing protein — MKPEQLSEKIRYFLLYKVGAKILWTFEKLIPEYSLIGDTAFFDSTQFKWSKELETNWHLIRQELEQILKVQEQLPNFQDISPDQGYSTTQDNLWKTYFFYGYGIKVDKNCQRCPETTRLIEQIPGMKTAFFSILLPGKHIPEHRGPYKGVIRCLLGLKIPEPREKCRIRVNGETRHWEEGKCMIFDDSLPHEAWNETDGVRVVLFLDIMRPLRFPLSMINELFLKLITVSPFVQDGYANQRKWDVRLEQVFAAQKDSITPP; from the coding sequence ATGAAACCAGAACAATTATCAGAAAAAATCAGGTATTTTCTGTTGTATAAAGTTGGAGCAAAAATATTATGGACATTTGAAAAATTAATTCCTGAATATTCATTAATTGGAGATACCGCTTTTTTTGACTCTACTCAATTTAAGTGGTCAAAAGAGTTAGAAACCAATTGGCATTTAATTCGGCAAGAATTAGAGCAAATTCTGAAAGTTCAAGAACAACTACCAAATTTTCAAGATATTTCCCCCGATCAAGGCTATAGTACCACTCAAGATAATTTATGGAAAACCTATTTTTTCTATGGCTATGGAATTAAAGTCGATAAAAATTGCCAACGCTGTCCAGAAACCACCCGTTTAATTGAACAAATTCCAGGGATGAAAACGGCATTTTTTTCAATTTTATTACCCGGAAAACATATTCCTGAACATCGAGGGCCCTATAAAGGAGTCATTCGTTGTTTATTAGGATTAAAAATTCCTGAACCCCGCGAAAAATGTCGAATTCGAGTTAATGGAGAAACCCGCCATTGGGAAGAAGGAAAATGTATGATTTTTGATGATTCTTTACCCCATGAAGCTTGGAACGAAACCGATGGCGTGAGAGTCGTTTTATTTTTAGATATTATGCGACCTTTACGGTTTCCTCTGTCGATGATTAATGAACTGTTTCTCAAATTAATTACGGTGTCTCCTTTTGTTCAAGACGGTTATGCGAATCAACGGAAATGGGATGTTCGCTTAGAACAAGTCTTTGCTGCACAGAAGGACAGTATTACCCCACCCTAG
- a CDS encoding fatty acyl-AMP ligase has protein sequence MSDFSNLVDLLRDRAESQPDQLAYRFLADGETESGTLTYQQLHQQAILIASYLQSFLSPGDRVLVVYPYSAGLEFIATFFGCLYAGVIAVTDNPPVSTQAIPKLQTRLESSQCRAILSTEALIQHLQTQFPVETFHATSLRWVATDSLFSQNLATQWKEPQINGDTIAFLQYTSGSTGTPKGVMVTHQNVIHNSEIIYNAFGHNNQSRGLIWLPLFHDMGLIGGVIQPLYGGFPVTLMSPVSLVQKPFRWLEAVSQYQATTSGGPNFAYDLVCRTATPEKLEKLDLSSWDVAFSGAEPVRLETLKRFAEIFGPCGFKPEAFYPCYGMAETTLFISGGNKHQTPHILSVDAVALEQNQVIIQPSTKTRSLVSCGFPWLGDEVIIVDPEQLTRRDENQVGEILVSGKGVGLGYWGKSEDTETTFKVYVDGKGPYLRTGDLGFLHEGELYITGRIKDMMILWGRNRYPQEIEATLDTCHPAIRPSHSAAFSIETEIGEQLIIASEIERRYLRNLNIEEVVNAIRQAVAEQNTVDVFGIVLLKTTTIPKTTSGKIQRRACRTKFLEGSLDIVGQWQLNSESSQLTELANRS, from the coding sequence ATGAGCGATTTTTCTAATTTAGTCGATTTACTGCGCGATCGCGCCGAATCTCAACCGGATCAACTGGCTTATCGGTTTTTAGCCGATGGGGAAACCGAGTCAGGAACCTTAACGTATCAACAGTTACATCAACAAGCAATCTTGATCGCCTCTTATCTGCAATCTTTTCTATCACCGGGCGATCGCGTTTTAGTCGTTTATCCTTATAGTGCGGGCTTAGAATTTATTGCGACGTTTTTTGGCTGTTTATATGCAGGTGTGATCGCCGTTACTGATAACCCTCCGGTATCAACCCAAGCCATTCCGAAGCTACAAACCCGTTTAGAATCTTCTCAATGTCGGGCTATTTTAAGTACAGAAGCATTAATTCAACACCTACAAACCCAATTCCCCGTAGAGACGTTCCATGCAACGTCTCTACGTTGGGTTGCGACCGATAGCCTTTTTTCTCAAAACCTCGCTACACAATGGAAAGAACCGCAAATTAACGGGGATACAATCGCTTTTTTACAATATACTTCCGGTTCAACGGGGACTCCAAAAGGCGTAATGGTCACTCATCAAAATGTTATCCATAATTCCGAGATTATTTATAACGCCTTTGGACATAATAATCAGAGTCGAGGATTAATTTGGCTTCCTTTATTTCATGATATGGGATTAATTGGCGGCGTAATTCAACCCTTATATGGGGGATTTCCTGTTACTTTAATGTCGCCTGTTTCCCTAGTACAAAAACCGTTTCGTTGGTTAGAAGCGGTTTCTCAATATCAAGCCACCACCAGTGGCGGGCCTAATTTTGCCTATGATTTAGTCTGTCGGACAGCAACTCCTGAAAAGTTAGAAAAGTTAGATTTAAGTTCCTGGGATGTGGCTTTTTCCGGCGCTGAACCTGTACGCTTGGAGACTCTCAAACGATTTGCAGAAATTTTTGGCCCCTGTGGGTTCAAACCCGAAGCGTTTTACCCCTGTTACGGAATGGCTGAAACCACCCTATTTATTTCGGGTGGAAACAAACACCAAACCCCTCATATTCTCTCGGTCGATGCAGTCGCCTTAGAACAAAATCAAGTGATTATTCAACCGTCAACAAAAACTCGATCTCTTGTCAGTTGCGGCTTCCCTTGGTTGGGAGATGAAGTGATTATTGTTGATCCTGAACAATTAACGCGACGAGATGAAAATCAAGTCGGTGAAATATTAGTATCAGGAAAGGGGGTGGGTTTAGGATATTGGGGAAAATCCGAAGATACAGAAACCACCTTTAAAGTTTATGTGGATGGAAAAGGGCCCTATTTACGCACAGGAGATTTAGGGTTTTTGCATGAAGGAGAATTATATATTACCGGACGCATTAAAGACATGATGATTTTGTGGGGAAGAAACCGTTATCCCCAGGAAATTGAAGCCACACTTGATACTTGTCATCCCGCCATTCGTCCGAGTCATAGTGCGGCGTTTTCTATTGAAACAGAAATCGGAGAACAGTTAATTATTGCATCTGAAATTGAACGACGTTATCTGCGGAACTTGAACATTGAAGAAGTGGTCAATGCTATTCGTCAAGCCGTCGCCGAACAGAATACCGTTGATGTTTTTGGGATCGTATTATTAAAAACAACTACTATTCCTAAAACCACCAGTGGTAAAATTCAACGTCGTGCTTGTCGAACGAAATTCCTAGAAGGCAGTTTAGATATTGTTGGACAATGGCAATTAAATTCAGAATCCAGTCAATTAACAGAACTAGCCAATCGTTCTTAA
- a CDS encoding glycosyltransferase, which yields MKIAIISSGFLPVIDGVTVSAMMRLQRLSQWGHEVLFFCPDYSTLETIYPNWRDYTGNILPGVRVCNIPSTSFLGIDFERNPSIQSYSIVLKELEQFQPDIIHVDEPERLFFGFFRRAGIAYARKANIPCIAFFRTWFLSYAEDYIPLPKFAVEIIREVVRRIFAWIYNSYDITLFTSKITYQITPQMGIKNAVYANLAGFDAGRFDPNLKEEHFFKTYYNLPELDGLVKLIFVGRLTPDKGWNFTLKTISKLAEKIDLEKVGFIIVGDGQMKDEIINGFRKYTRHVYFLGRVPYDQVPAVYANSDIHITTSERESRGLTVLEAFASGIPVLVPRAGGLVENVQDGENGLIYTPQDIEDFTQKLKQLIDDPILRKTMGQQGLKSVGNYCWDRVVKNLVEIWEQKVNEANQISSFK from the coding sequence ATGAAAATTGCAATTATTTCCTCTGGTTTTCTTCCGGTTATTGATGGCGTTACGGTCAGCGCCATGATGCGACTACAACGGTTAAGTCAGTGGGGACATGAAGTCTTATTTTTCTGTCCTGACTATAGCACCTTGGAAACCATTTACCCCAATTGGAGAGACTATACAGGAAATATTTTACCCGGTGTTCGGGTTTGTAATATACCCAGTACATCGTTTTTAGGAATCGATTTTGAGCGAAATCCTTCGATTCAATCCTATTCGATTGTTTTAAAAGAATTAGAACAATTTCAGCCGGATATTATTCATGTTGATGAACCTGAACGGCTATTTTTTGGATTTTTTAGACGGGCTGGAATCGCTTATGCGAGAAAAGCGAATATTCCTTGTATTGCCTTTTTTAGAACTTGGTTTCTATCCTACGCAGAAGATTATATTCCCTTACCTAAATTTGCCGTTGAAATAATCCGAGAAGTTGTTAGACGGATTTTTGCTTGGATTTATAATAGTTATGATATCACTTTATTTACTAGCAAAATTACCTATCAAATTACTCCACAAATGGGAATTAAAAATGCGGTTTATGCCAATTTAGCGGGCTTTGATGCGGGGCGATTTGATCCGAATTTAAAAGAAGAACATTTTTTTAAAACATATTATAATTTACCTGAATTAGATGGTTTAGTTAAATTAATTTTTGTGGGTCGGTTAACGCCGGATAAAGGGTGGAATTTTACGTTAAAAACTATATCAAAACTAGCAGAAAAAATCGATTTAGAAAAAGTCGGTTTTATTATTGTTGGCGATGGTCAAATGAAAGATGAAATTATTAATGGTTTCAGAAAATATACCCGCCATGTTTACTTCCTCGGTCGAGTTCCCTATGATCAGGTTCCGGCTGTTTATGCTAATAGTGATATTCATATTACTACATCCGAGCGAGAATCCAGAGGGTTAACCGTATTAGAAGCATTTGCTTCTGGTATTCCCGTATTAGTTCCCCGTGCTGGAGGGTTGGTTGAGAATGTTCAAGACGGAGAAAATGGATTAATCTATACACCTCAAGATATAGAAGATTTTACTCAAAAATTAAAACAATTAATTGATGATCCGATATTAAGAAAAACAATGGGACAGCAAGGATTAAAATCCGTCGGGAATTATTGTTGGGATCGAGTTGTTAAAAATTTAGTCGAGATTTGGGAACAGAAAGTTAATGAAGCTAATCAAATATCTTCTTTTAAATAG
- a CDS encoding MFS transporter: protein MPTFLLVWLGQIVSLFGSSLTEFALGVWVYQTTGSITQFALISVFIHLPNLLISPLAGAVVDRFSRRGAMILNDIISVIGTLILMGLVFSQRLEVWHIYVAVSVSSICGAFQWPAYMASIPQLVPMNKLSRANGMVQVSRAIAKISGPTIAGILVGTIGIGSILIIDSGTFIFGFIILLLVRFPKVEHSSSQRKPLNFKQLWKETRSAWNYILIRPGLRKLLSFFAITYFTEGMLAILFWPLVLSFATSKDLGLILSISGCGMLFGSIAVSVWGGPKNRMKAILWLVGLQGLCLCLGGFKPSVILAGIGGFGYLFARPFIVSSNHTIWQSKVPFDLQGRIFSLQSVVERSLLILSHISVGPLADRVLEPMMKPDGLLADSIGKIIGVGTGRGIGLLFMLIGILNIVAALIAYRMPRLRRVEKEIPDAIAITS, encoded by the coding sequence ATGCCAACTTTTTTACTGGTTTGGTTGGGACAAATTGTTTCTCTATTTGGTTCCAGCTTAACGGAATTTGCCTTGGGGGTTTGGGTTTATCAAACCACAGGTTCCATTACCCAGTTTGCCCTAATTTCCGTTTTTATTCATCTCCCAAACCTGTTAATTTCCCCCCTAGCAGGGGCGGTAGTAGACCGTTTTAGTCGTCGAGGGGCGATGATCCTCAACGATATTATTTCGGTCATCGGAACATTAATTTTGATGGGGTTAGTGTTTTCCCAGCGTTTAGAAGTTTGGCATATTTACGTTGCTGTGTCCGTTAGTTCCATTTGTGGTGCGTTCCAATGGCCCGCTTATATGGCTTCAATTCCGCAACTTGTTCCCATGAATAAGTTGAGTCGAGCTAATGGTATGGTTCAAGTTTCTAGGGCGATCGCCAAAATTTCTGGGCCAACAATTGCCGGAATTTTAGTTGGAACTATTGGCATCGGTTCAATTTTAATCATTGATTCAGGAACCTTTATTTTTGGCTTCATAATTCTCTTATTAGTGCGTTTTCCCAAAGTAGAGCATTCAAGTTCTCAACGAAAACCCTTAAACTTTAAACAACTTTGGAAAGAAACTCGTTCCGCTTGGAATTATATTTTAATCCGTCCGGGGTTAAGAAAATTATTAAGCTTTTTTGCAATCACTTACTTTACAGAAGGAATGCTTGCTATTCTATTCTGGCCGTTAGTATTAAGTTTTGCCACCAGTAAAGATTTAGGATTAATTCTCTCCATTAGCGGTTGTGGAATGCTTTTCGGAAGCATTGCTGTTAGTGTTTGGGGTGGCCCCAAAAACCGCATGAAAGCAATTTTATGGTTAGTGGGTTTACAGGGTTTATGCCTGTGTTTAGGTGGGTTTAAACCTTCCGTTATCTTGGCAGGAATTGGAGGGTTTGGTTATTTATTTGCTCGTCCTTTTATTGTCAGTAGTAATCACACCATTTGGCAATCAAAAGTTCCCTTTGATTTACAGGGACGCATCTTTTCATTACAAAGTGTTGTCGAGCGATCGCTGTTAATTTTATCTCATATCAGTGTGGGGCCTTTAGCAGATCGAGTTTTAGAACCGATGATGAAACCCGATGGACTTTTAGCCGATAGTATTGGCAAAATTATCGGAGTGGGAACAGGACGAGGAATTGGGTTATTATTTATGTTAATTGGCATTCTCAATATTGTAGCAGCCCTCATCGCCTATCGGATGCCTCGGTTACGACGAGTCGAAAAAGAAATTCCCGATGCGATCGCCATCACCAGTTAA